One segment of Triticum aestivum cultivar Chinese Spring chromosome 2A, IWGSC CS RefSeq v2.1, whole genome shotgun sequence DNA contains the following:
- the LOC123191094 gene encoding F-box/LRR-repeat protein At3g58900 has product MSAPTSIPRGSKSARGSRNGVDRLSSLSDDLLHHVMSFLPMPEVVRTSLLSPRWRNLWCSTPFIRIDSQDFVDKRKLENFGDCLLLLHDCTTSLDEARISAQWVNDTKCSVWIRHAIMHKVRLLHISGSLSLDRTVIFPSRHLETIRLQSVMLKHGLFRPLNYDCPVLEHLELEWCGFCDCEEISSRSLKVLHISDCQLTSSLLICARNLTHLSILDTEIGGIVTRDLSCLVTASISLIPKYFHHKYTVLDRHLHLLDGLSHATTLELHAPLHERTFEGALQTCPMFSNLTSLVLGDWCMTADLYPLHRILQCSDKLKELTLKLEMDECTTCKLLLPIRRASPSGSGSYPCIERIKIYCQKDHPRVDELVQALAQTACNAKISVEQPRSMLTKSSFAKLICY; this is encoded by the exons ATGTCGGCACCAACATCGATTCCCCGTGGTTCCAAGAGTGCGCGAGGCAGCAGGAATGGTGTCGACAGGCTCAGCAGCCTATCTGATGATCTGCTCCACCATGTGATGTCCTTCCTGCCGATGCCGGAGGTCGTGCGCACAAGTCTTCTCTCACCAAGATGGCGCAATCTTTGGTGCTCTACACCATTCATCCGCATCGACAGCCAAGATTTCGTGGATAAACGGAAGCTGGAGAATTTCGGGGACTGCTTgctgctcttgcatgactgtaccACTTCCTTGGATGAAGCCCGAATCTCTGCCCAATGGGTTAATGATACCAAATGTTCCGTGTGGATTCGTCATGCCATTATGCACAAAGTTCGTCTGCTTCATATTTCTGGATCTCTCAGTTTGGATAGGACAGTAATCTTTCCTTCTCGGCACCTCGAAACAATCAGGCTCCAATCTGTCATGTTGAAACATGGGTTATTTAGGCCGCTGAACTACGACTGCCCTGTGCTTGAACATCTAGAGCTGGAGTGGTGTGGTTTCTGTGACTGTGAGGAGATCTCATCGAGGTCACTCAAGGTTCTGCATATCAGTGACTGCCAGCTTACCTCCAGTCTCCTGATTTGTGCTAGGAACCTTACCCATCTCTCTATCCTTGACACAGAAATTGGTGGTATAGTAACCAGGGATCTGTCTTGTCTGGTAACAGCTTCGATTAGTCTAATACCCAAATATTTTCATCATAAGTACACAGTATTGGATCGTCATCTACATCTACTTGATGGCCTTTCACATGCCACAACGTTGGAGCTGCATGCGCCATTGCATGAG CGCACATTTGAGGGAGCTTTGCAAACATGCCCAATGTTCAGCAACCTGACAAGCTTGGTGCTGGGCGATTGGTGCATGACTGCTGACTTGTACCCACTGCACCGGATTCTCCAATGCTCGGACAAGCTGAAGGAGCTCACTTTGAAGCTCGAAATG GACGAATGCACCACATGCAAACTCTTGCTACCAATAAGGAGAGCGTCGCCATCGGGCTCAGGCAGCTACCCTTGCATCGAGAGGATCAAAATCTACTGCCAGAAAGATCATCCAAGGGTCGATGAGTTGGTGCAGGCGTTGGCACAGACTGCCTGCAATGCGAAGATCAGCGTCGAGCAGCCCAGATCCATGCTAACCAAGAGCTCATTCGCAAAGTTGATTTGTTATTGA